The following are encoded together in the Xanthomonas vesicatoria ATCC 35937 genome:
- a CDS encoding HlyC/CorC family transporter, with product MSEDDSSHTSEPSEKRRSWLERLSAAFSGEPHTRDELVALLRTAEQDGLIAADTLRMMEGAISVSELTVGDVMISRSQMVSLPVEARFIDLMKQVVESGHSRFPVHGENKDEVLGILLAKDLLRGVVADNGPGNVRELLRPAVLIPESKKLNVLLKEFRLSRNHMAIVVDEYGGVAGLVTIEDVLEQIVGQIDDEHDDAEEENSLIAIQADGRYVVDALTPIEDFNERFGAEFPDDEYDTVGGLVTDAIGHLPETGEELTLGRFAFRVAKADARRVHAFHVTILPPDPQDDA from the coding sequence ATGTCCGAAGACGACAGTAGCCATACCTCAGAACCCTCCGAAAAACGCCGCAGTTGGCTCGAACGCCTGAGCGCGGCCTTCTCCGGCGAACCCCATACCCGCGACGAACTGGTCGCGTTGCTGCGGACTGCCGAGCAAGACGGCCTCATCGCCGCCGACACCTTGCGCATGATGGAAGGCGCGATCTCCGTGTCCGAGCTCACCGTGGGCGACGTGATGATTTCGCGCTCGCAGATGGTCTCGCTGCCGGTGGAAGCGCGCTTCATCGATCTGATGAAGCAGGTGGTCGAATCCGGCCACTCGCGCTTCCCGGTGCACGGCGAGAACAAGGACGAAGTGCTTGGCATCCTGCTGGCCAAAGACCTGTTGCGCGGTGTGGTTGCCGACAACGGGCCCGGCAACGTGCGCGAGCTGTTGCGCCCGGCGGTGCTGATCCCCGAGTCCAAGAAGCTCAACGTCCTGCTCAAGGAATTCCGCCTGTCGCGCAACCACATGGCGATCGTGGTGGACGAGTACGGCGGCGTTGCCGGCCTGGTCACCATCGAAGACGTGCTGGAGCAGATCGTCGGCCAGATCGACGACGAGCACGACGATGCCGAAGAAGAGAATTCGCTGATTGCGATCCAGGCCGACGGCCGCTACGTGGTCGATGCGCTGACGCCGATCGAGGACTTCAACGAGCGCTTCGGTGCCGAGTTCCCTGACGACGAGTACGACACCGTGGGTGGCCTGGTCACCGATGCGATCGGGCACCTGCCCGAGACCGGCGAAGAGCTGACGCTGGGCAGGTTTGCCTTCCGTGTGGCCAAGGCAGACGCGCGCCGCGTGCACGCCTTCCACGTCACCATCCTGCCGCCCGACCCGCAGGACGACGCTTGA
- a CDS encoding efflux transporter outer membrane subunit, whose protein sequence is MRPMRMPLAAALSAVLLGGCMLGPNYTKAPPVADAAMQAPTLHRASGAQVVAAAPLNHWWEQLNDPQLTQLVTQALADSPNLRAAQARLRANRALARQRRAERLPKLNASALYAYAEPPQTIVDTLGGLQEGQPGQPPATGDQALDLDKTQIYSAGFDASWELDFFGRRRRAAEGALAQAQASEAELADAQVQLAAEVGQVYLNYRGLQARLGIADANLDKIRQSLQLVQQRRAQGAASDLQVEQIATQVQQQQAQRLPLEMQLQEALDQLALMVGREPGALDAQLAAVRPLPMLPTDVRVDDAVALIRRRPDVRKAERELAASSAQIGEALNGYFPQVTLLGGLSWVAGSPSDFNSDALTTLAVPMLRWSIFDFGKTRAQVEQARAGNAGRVAAYEGAVLVALQDANSALSRFGSARKQLVVARQAEASATRSAGLMQQRRDAGATSSIDLLDVQRQQLSAQDAAAQAQLQLLVNYVALQKSLGLGWSEAPPETR, encoded by the coding sequence CTGCGCCCGATGCGCATGCCACTGGCGGCGGCGTTGAGCGCCGTGTTGCTTGGCGGCTGCATGCTCGGCCCCAACTACACCAAAGCTCCGCCGGTGGCCGATGCGGCCATGCAGGCACCCACGCTGCATCGTGCCAGCGGCGCGCAGGTGGTTGCGGCCGCGCCGTTGAACCATTGGTGGGAGCAACTGAACGACCCGCAGCTCACCCAGCTAGTGACCCAGGCACTGGCAGACAGCCCGAACCTGCGCGCTGCGCAAGCCCGTCTGCGCGCCAATCGCGCACTGGCCCGGCAACGCCGCGCCGAGCGCTTGCCCAAGCTCAATGCGAGCGCGCTGTACGCCTATGCCGAGCCGCCGCAGACCATCGTTGATACGCTGGGCGGGCTGCAGGAGGGCCAGCCCGGTCAACCGCCGGCCACCGGCGATCAGGCGTTGGATCTGGACAAGACCCAAATCTACAGCGCCGGTTTCGATGCCAGCTGGGAACTGGATTTCTTCGGCCGCCGTCGTCGCGCCGCCGAGGGGGCGTTGGCGCAAGCGCAGGCTTCCGAAGCCGAACTGGCCGACGCGCAGGTGCAGCTCGCCGCCGAAGTGGGGCAGGTGTATCTCAACTATCGCGGGTTGCAGGCGCGGCTGGGCATTGCCGATGCCAACCTGGACAAGATCCGCCAGTCGTTGCAGCTGGTGCAGCAACGCCGTGCGCAGGGTGCCGCGTCGGACCTGCAGGTCGAACAGATCGCCACCCAGGTACAGCAACAGCAAGCGCAGCGCTTGCCGCTTGAGATGCAATTGCAGGAAGCGTTGGACCAGCTTGCCTTGATGGTCGGGCGCGAACCCGGCGCGCTGGACGCGCAGCTGGCGGCGGTGCGGCCGCTGCCGATGTTGCCCACCGACGTGCGTGTAGACGATGCCGTCGCGTTGATCCGCCGCCGCCCCGACGTGCGCAAGGCCGAGCGCGAGCTGGCTGCGTCCAGCGCGCAGATCGGCGAGGCCTTGAATGGCTATTTCCCACAGGTGACCTTGCTCGGCGGCCTGAGCTGGGTGGCCGGCTCGCCCAGCGACTTCAACTCCGACGCGCTGACCACCCTGGCGGTGCCGATGCTGCGCTGGTCGATCTTCGATTTCGGCAAGACCCGCGCGCAGGTGGAGCAGGCGCGTGCCGGCAACGCCGGCCGCGTGGCGGCCTACGAAGGCGCGGTGCTGGTGGCGCTGCAGGATGCAAATTCCGCGTTGTCGCGCTTCGGTTCGGCGCGCAAGCAATTGGTGGTCGCGCGCCAAGCCGAAGCCTCGGCCACGCGCTCGGCTGGCCTGATGCAGCAGCGCCGCGATGCCGGCGCAACCTCGTCGATCGATCTGCTCGATGTACAGCGACAGCAACTGTCCGCGCAGGACGCCGCCGCGCAGGCGCAATTGCAACTGCTGGTCAACTACGTCGCGCTGCAGAAGAGTCTGGGGCTGGGTTGGAGCGAGGCGCCACCAGAGACGCGTTGA
- the ybeY gene encoding rRNA maturation RNase YbeY, which yields MTRGPVRLDVAVSYALPRAGLPSAVSFRKWVAAALKGRIREADLAVRVVDEKEGCSLNHHYRGKDYATNVLSFPAELPEGLPKGIKMPLLGDLVICAPVVAREAAEQGKSLAAHYAHLTVHGTLHLLGWDHEDDKEADAMEQLEREILADLGIEDPYAGER from the coding sequence ATGACCCGTGGACCCGTCCGCCTCGACGTTGCCGTCAGTTACGCGCTGCCGCGCGCCGGCCTGCCGTCGGCGGTGAGTTTTCGCAAGTGGGTTGCCGCGGCGCTGAAGGGCCGCATCCGCGAGGCCGATCTGGCGGTGCGCGTGGTCGACGAGAAGGAAGGCTGCTCGCTCAACCACCACTACCGCGGCAAGGATTACGCCACCAATGTGCTGAGCTTCCCGGCCGAGCTGCCGGAGGGTCTGCCCAAGGGCATCAAGATGCCGCTGCTGGGCGACCTGGTGATCTGCGCGCCGGTGGTGGCGCGCGAGGCAGCAGAACAGGGCAAGTCGCTGGCCGCGCACTACGCGCACCTGACCGTGCACGGCACCTTGCATCTACTGGGCTGGGACCACGAGGACGACAAGGAGGCCGATGCGATGGAACAACTGGAACGCGAGATCCTGGCCGACCTGGGGATCGAAGACCCCTACGCGGGAGAGCGTTGA
- a CDS encoding magnesium and cobalt transport protein CorA: MNNHGRHPDNPSCVITCAHYDGEGKRHDISLEQISDELQRPDGFVWVGLYEPQESVLRKLQEEFGLHDLAIEDALKAHQRPKAESYGNSLFVVVNTAQLVNERIRYGETHAFLGARFLLTVRHGASLSYTPVRHRVEREPAMLRMGSAFCLYGVLDFVVDNYLPIMDEFRDTLEGLEKDIFAENYKRETVVRLYELKRELNKMRLVVAPLQDVLSHLKRNPGSLIHGEVGVYLRDVLDHAVRINDAIDTLREMLGTALSVNLSMVTLAQGETVKRLGAWAALLAAPTLITSWYGMNFTHMPELDKPYAYPLLVGAVVASCLVLYRLFKRARWL, encoded by the coding sequence ATGAACAACCACGGTCGCCATCCAGACAACCCCTCCTGCGTCATCACCTGCGCTCACTATGACGGCGAAGGCAAACGGCACGACATCAGTCTCGAACAGATCAGCGACGAGTTGCAGCGCCCGGATGGCTTTGTCTGGGTTGGTCTGTACGAACCGCAGGAATCGGTGCTGCGCAAGTTGCAGGAAGAGTTCGGCCTGCACGACCTGGCCATCGAGGACGCGCTCAAGGCGCATCAACGCCCCAAGGCCGAGAGTTACGGCAATTCACTATTCGTGGTGGTCAACACCGCGCAACTGGTCAACGAACGCATCCGCTACGGTGAAACGCATGCCTTCCTTGGCGCACGCTTTTTGCTCACCGTGCGCCATGGTGCATCGCTTTCCTATACCCCGGTGCGCCACCGCGTGGAGCGCGAGCCGGCGATGCTGCGCATGGGCTCGGCATTCTGTCTCTACGGTGTGCTGGACTTTGTGGTCGACAATTACCTGCCGATCATGGACGAGTTCCGCGACACCCTGGAAGGTCTGGAAAAGGACATCTTCGCGGAGAACTACAAGCGCGAAACGGTCGTACGGCTTTACGAACTCAAGCGCGAACTCAACAAGATGCGGCTGGTGGTGGCACCGCTGCAGGACGTGCTCTCTCACCTCAAACGCAACCCCGGCTCGTTGATTCATGGCGAAGTGGGCGTCTACCTGCGCGATGTGCTGGATCACGCCGTACGCATCAATGACGCCATCGACACCTTGCGCGAGATGCTGGGCACTGCCTTGAGCGTCAATCTGTCGATGGTGACGCTGGCCCAGGGCGAAACCGTCAAGCGCCTGGGCGCCTGGGCTGCCCTATTGGCCGCGCCTACGCTGATCACCAGCTGGTATGGCATGAACTTCACCCACATGCCCGAACTCGACAAGCCCTACGCCTACCCATTACTGGTGGGCGCCGTGGTGGCCTCGTGCCTGGTGCTGTATCGCCTGTTCAAGCGCGCGCGGTGGCTGTAG
- a CDS encoding ABC transporter ATP-binding protein: MSLTDALPLPSTAANASYLSISEVRKEFDGFVAVDDVSLQIRKGEIFALLGGSGSGKSTLLRCLAGFERPTKGRITLDGQPIDALPPYERPINMMFQSYALFPHMSVEQNIAFGLKQEGLSKAAIAARVGEMLELVQLGALAKRKPHQLSGGQQQRVALARSLAKRPKLLLLDEPMGALDKKLRSQMQLELVNIIETSGVTCVMVTHDQEEAMTMATRIALMDQGWIQQVGTPDEIYEQPANRFAAEFIGSVNLIDAVIAEDAPDYVTLKTPAFDARIRIGHGITGFEGQAVAFALRPEKLAIGKDEPAQACNKARGVIEDIAYFGSHSVYHVRLPSGVKLMAHFANRQRWASEALTWGDAVWVGWGEDDGVVLTA; this comes from the coding sequence ATGTCACTGACCGATGCCTTGCCGCTCCCGTCCACCGCTGCGAATGCCAGCTACCTGTCCATCAGCGAGGTCCGCAAGGAGTTCGACGGGTTCGTTGCGGTGGACGATGTCAGCCTGCAGATCCGCAAGGGTGAGATCTTCGCGCTGCTAGGCGGGTCGGGCAGCGGCAAGTCCACGTTGCTGCGGTGTCTGGCTGGCTTCGAGCGACCCACCAAAGGGCGCATTACACTCGATGGCCAGCCGATCGACGCGCTGCCGCCGTACGAGCGTCCGATCAACATGATGTTCCAGTCCTACGCGCTGTTTCCGCACATGAGCGTGGAGCAGAACATCGCCTTCGGGCTGAAGCAGGAAGGCTTGTCGAAGGCGGCCATCGCCGCCCGCGTCGGCGAAATGCTGGAGCTGGTGCAGCTGGGCGCGTTGGCCAAGCGCAAGCCGCATCAGTTATCCGGTGGCCAGCAGCAACGTGTCGCACTGGCGCGCTCGCTGGCCAAGCGGCCCAAGCTGCTGTTGCTGGACGAGCCAATGGGTGCGCTGGACAAGAAACTGCGCTCGCAGATGCAGCTGGAGCTGGTCAACATCATCGAAACCTCCGGCGTCACCTGCGTGATGGTCACCCACGACCAGGAAGAGGCGATGACCATGGCCACGCGCATCGCATTGATGGACCAGGGCTGGATCCAGCAGGTCGGCACGCCCGATGAAATCTACGAACAGCCGGCCAATCGCTTTGCCGCCGAGTTCATTGGCTCGGTCAATCTGATCGATGCGGTCATCGCCGAAGACGCGCCCGATTACGTCACCTTGAAGACGCCTGCGTTCGACGCCCGTATCCGCATCGGTCACGGCATCACCGGCTTCGAAGGCCAGGCGGTGGCCTTTGCGCTGCGCCCGGAAAAACTCGCCATCGGCAAGGACGAACCGGCGCAAGCCTGCAACAAGGCGCGGGGAGTGATCGAAGATATCGCCTATTTCGGCAGTCATTCGGTCTACCACGTGCGCTTGCCCAGCGGCGTCAAGCTGATGGCCCACTTCGCCAATCGCCAACGCTGGGCCAGCGAAGCGCTGACCTGGGGCGATGCAGTGTGGGTGGGCTGGGGTGAGGACGATGGCGTGGTGCTCACCGCATGA
- a CDS encoding DUF4105 domain-containing protein has protein sequence MNLARSSATVRHRRGAWQWVRSCALLLLMLLVAPLAAAQGAQTASPTSTPSPRVGVVTMQPGEVFFERFGHDAIVVVDPLTQQATSYNFGFFDPSEADFVPRFARGEMMYYLVALPLDEDLSQYRNVGRGVSVQWLDLPPEQARALADGLAVRSQPENARYHYDYFEANCATMVRDTLDRAMGGVLKSQLAGRSRGNTFRSEAVRLASPAPWMWLGFDLGLGPYADRPLSRWEEAFVPMRLADSLTQVHNSAGRPLVQSTQVLLPHRIAPEPAEQQRHWWPWLLAGLLVAAGALALRRRQRVLARLALPFWLLCAIGGGLLVYLWGFTAHQSAWANRNLLLVNPLCLLLWFGGIRLQLGHRPGRWFNVVSWLVAAGALLALVIHWLSFQAQDNLQWVMLLLPIHVALALALRPRDLSLRAR, from the coding sequence TTGAACCTCGCACGCAGTTCCGCCACGGTGCGTCACCGCCGTGGTGCCTGGCAATGGGTCCGGTCCTGCGCGCTGCTCTTGCTGATGCTGTTGGTGGCGCCGCTTGCAGCAGCCCAGGGGGCGCAGACCGCTTCCCCGACCAGCACGCCTTCGCCCCGTGTCGGCGTGGTGACCATGCAGCCCGGCGAAGTGTTCTTCGAACGCTTCGGGCATGACGCCATCGTGGTGGTCGACCCGCTCACCCAGCAGGCGACCTCGTACAACTTCGGCTTCTTCGACCCGAGCGAGGCGGACTTCGTGCCGCGTTTTGCGCGTGGCGAAATGATGTATTACCTGGTGGCGCTGCCGCTGGACGAAGACCTGTCGCAATACCGCAACGTTGGCCGCGGTGTCAGCGTGCAATGGCTGGATCTGCCGCCGGAGCAGGCGCGCGCGCTTGCCGATGGCCTGGCGGTCCGCAGCCAGCCGGAAAACGCCCGTTATCATTACGATTACTTCGAAGCCAACTGCGCCACCATGGTGCGCGACACCCTGGACCGTGCAATGGGTGGCGTGCTCAAGTCGCAACTGGCCGGGCGCTCGCGCGGCAATACCTTCCGTAGCGAAGCGGTGCGCCTGGCCTCCCCTGCCCCATGGATGTGGCTGGGCTTCGACCTGGGGCTGGGGCCGTACGCAGATCGCCCCTTGTCACGCTGGGAAGAAGCGTTCGTGCCGATGCGCCTGGCCGACAGCCTGACCCAGGTGCACAACAGCGCTGGCCGCCCGTTGGTGCAATCCACGCAGGTACTGCTGCCGCATCGCATCGCACCCGAGCCCGCCGAACAGCAGCGACATTGGTGGCCGTGGTTGCTGGCAGGCCTGCTGGTGGCCGCCGGCGCGCTGGCGCTGCGTCGCAGGCAACGTGTGCTGGCCAGGCTGGCGCTGCCGTTTTGGCTGCTGTGCGCCATCGGTGGCGGCCTGCTGGTGTATCTGTGGGGCTTCACCGCGCATCAATCCGCGTGGGCTAACCGCAATCTCTTGCTGGTCAATCCACTGTGTCTACTGCTGTGGTTCGGTGGCATTCGGCTGCAGCTGGGCCATCGGCCGGGCCGCTGGTTCAATGTGGTGTCTTGGCTGGTGGCAGCCGGAGCGCTGCTGGCATTGGTGATCCACTGGCTGTCGTTCCAGGCCCAGGACAACCTGCAGTGGGTAATGCTGCTGTTGCCGATCCATGTCGCGCTCGCGCTCGCTCTGCGGCCACGTGACTTGTCGCTGCGCGCACGCTGA
- a CDS encoding ABC transporter permease subunit, with product MMRASRGGRVLGGSVLALGFGFLYLPILLLMVYSFNASRLATVWGGFSTRWYGELLRDRQLLEAAWVSLEIAFWTACASMVLGTMAAMAMVRMRRFPGKTLFGALITAPLVMPEVIIGLSILLLLVSMGGILGIAPRGAVAIWVAHVTFTVSFVTVVISSRLQELDRSLEEAAMDLGATPLKVFFLITLPIIAPALASGWLLAFTLSLDDVVIASFLAGPSSTTLPIKVFSSVRLGISPKINALATVMVLAVSIAAVIGWWLLARSEKRRQRDQQLALQATP from the coding sequence ATGATGCGCGCCTCGCGCGGTGGGCGCGTGCTCGGTGGCAGTGTGCTTGCGCTGGGGTTCGGGTTTTTGTATCTGCCGATCCTGTTGCTGATGGTGTACTCGTTCAACGCCTCGCGTCTTGCCACGGTGTGGGGCGGATTTTCGACGCGCTGGTATGGCGAATTGCTGCGCGACCGGCAATTGCTGGAGGCGGCGTGGGTCAGCCTGGAAATCGCGTTCTGGACGGCTTGCGCGTCGATGGTGCTGGGCACGATGGCTGCGATGGCGATGGTGCGCATGCGGCGGTTTCCCGGCAAAACGCTGTTCGGCGCGCTGATCACCGCTCCGTTGGTGATGCCTGAGGTGATCATTGGCTTGTCGATCCTGCTGTTGCTGGTCTCGATGGGCGGCATACTCGGCATCGCACCACGCGGGGCAGTGGCGATCTGGGTCGCGCATGTCACCTTCACCGTGTCCTTCGTCACCGTGGTGATTTCCTCCCGCCTGCAGGAGCTGGACCGCTCGTTGGAAGAAGCCGCGATGGACCTGGGGGCCACACCGCTGAAAGTGTTCTTTTTGATCACCTTGCCGATCATCGCCCCGGCGCTCGCATCGGGTTGGCTGCTTGCCTTTACGCTGTCGCTGGACGATGTGGTGATTGCCAGCTTCCTGGCCGGGCCCAGCTCCACCACACTGCCGATCAAGGTGTTCTCCTCCGTTCGGCTGGGCATCAGCCCCAAGATCAACGCACTGGCCACGGTGATGGTGCTGGCGGTGTCGATCGCCGCGGTAATCGGCTGGTGGTTGCTGGCGCGCAGCGAAAAACGCCGGCAGCGCGATCAGCAACTTGCGCTGCAAGCCACTCCCTGA
- a CDS encoding ABC transporter permease subunit codes for MRPGLFRRGLPGARWGVIAAPYLWLLLFFAIPFLIVLKISFAERATAMPPYTPLFASAADGAISVKLHLGNYLALLRDNQYVAAYLSSIKIAAISTALALLIGYPMAYVIARLPLATRNVAMMLVVLPSWTSFLIRVYAWIGILDGNGLLNQALLALGVIKQPLQLLYTPMAAYIGIVYCYLPFMVLPLYANLVKHDNRLLEAAYDLGARPWQAFVRITLPLSRNGIVAGCMLVMIPAVGEFVIPEMLGGPDTLIIGRVLWGEFFNNRDWPVAAAVATVMLVLLLVPIVIFHRYQQRELEGRLT; via the coding sequence ATGAGGCCGGGCCTGTTCCGTCGCGGCTTGCCAGGTGCGCGCTGGGGCGTGATTGCCGCACCGTACCTGTGGTTGCTGTTGTTTTTCGCGATCCCGTTCCTGATCGTGCTGAAGATTTCGTTTGCCGAACGCGCTACTGCGATGCCGCCGTACACGCCGCTGTTTGCGTCTGCGGCTGATGGGGCAATCAGCGTCAAGCTGCACCTGGGCAATTACCTGGCACTGCTGCGCGATAACCAGTACGTGGCTGCGTACCTGAGCTCGATCAAGATCGCGGCGATTTCCACCGCGCTGGCGTTGCTGATCGGTTACCCGATGGCGTATGTGATCGCACGCTTGCCGCTGGCGACCCGCAACGTGGCGATGATGCTGGTGGTGCTGCCGTCGTGGACCTCGTTCCTGATCCGCGTCTACGCATGGATCGGCATTCTCGACGGCAACGGCCTGCTCAATCAGGCGCTGCTGGCGCTGGGCGTGATCAAGCAGCCGTTGCAGTTGCTGTATACGCCGATGGCTGCCTACATCGGCATCGTCTACTGCTATCTGCCCTTCATGGTGTTGCCGCTATACGCCAATCTGGTCAAGCACGACAACCGTTTGCTGGAAGCGGCCTACGATCTGGGCGCGCGCCCGTGGCAGGCATTTGTGCGCATCACCTTGCCGCTGTCGCGCAACGGCATCGTGGCCGGCTGCATGCTGGTGATGATCCCGGCGGTGGGCGAGTTCGTGATTCCGGAAATGCTGGGCGGCCCCGATACCTTGATAATCGGCCGCGTGCTGTGGGGCGAATTCTTCAATAATCGCGACTGGCCGGTGGCCGCTGCGGTGGCCACCGTCATGCTGGTATTGCTGCTGGTGCCGATCGTGATCTTCCACCGTTACCAGCAGCGCGAGCTGGAAGGGCGGCTGACATGA
- a CDS encoding PhoH family protein, translating to MNTPAYRDFTLEPDDTERLANLSGPFDAHLRQIELKLGVEIANRGNIFRVTGPEPAITEAQTLLAALYEEAASTLFDNHAIHLRLNDANVEHVVERAYQAQEVAIKVKRGTVRGRGANQAKYLHAIATHDINFGIGPAGTGKTFLAVASAVEALKESRVQRLILVRPAVEAGEKLGFLPGDLSQKVDPYLRPLYDALYEMLGVEKVVKLLEKNVIEIAPLAYMRGRTLNDAYVILDEAQNTTIEQMKMFLTRLGFGSTAVVTGDLTQIDLPKHVKSGLRDAIEVLRDVEGASFTFFEARDVVRHPLVQRIVTAYDRRDQQEGATKGNAE from the coding sequence ATGAACACACCTGCTTACCGCGATTTCACCCTGGAGCCTGACGACACCGAGCGCCTAGCCAATCTGTCTGGCCCGTTCGACGCGCACCTGCGCCAGATCGAACTCAAGCTTGGCGTGGAGATCGCCAACCGCGGCAACATCTTCCGCGTCACCGGCCCGGAGCCGGCGATCACCGAGGCGCAAACGCTGTTGGCCGCGCTGTACGAAGAAGCCGCGTCCACCCTCTTCGATAACCATGCGATCCACCTGCGCTTGAACGATGCCAATGTCGAGCACGTGGTCGAACGCGCGTACCAAGCACAGGAGGTGGCGATCAAGGTCAAGCGCGGCACCGTGCGCGGCCGCGGCGCCAACCAGGCCAAGTACCTGCACGCGATCGCGACCCATGACATTAATTTCGGCATCGGCCCGGCCGGTACCGGCAAGACCTTCCTGGCGGTGGCAAGCGCGGTGGAAGCCTTGAAAGAATCGCGCGTGCAGCGCCTGATCCTGGTGCGCCCGGCCGTGGAAGCCGGCGAGAAGCTCGGCTTCCTGCCCGGCGACCTCAGCCAGAAGGTGGACCCCTACCTGCGCCCGCTCTACGACGCGCTGTACGAAATGCTGGGCGTGGAAAAGGTGGTCAAGCTGCTGGAGAAGAACGTCATCGAGATCGCCCCGCTGGCCTACATGCGCGGCCGCACGCTCAATGATGCGTATGTGATCCTGGACGAGGCGCAGAACACCACCATCGAACAGATGAAGATGTTCCTGACCCGGCTGGGTTTCGGCTCCACCGCGGTGGTCACCGGCGACCTGACCCAGATCGACCTGCCCAAGCACGTCAAGTCCGGCCTGCGCGATGCGATCGAGGTGCTGCGTGACGTCGAAGGCGCCAGCTTCACCTTCTTCGAAGCGCGCGATGTGGTGCGTCACCCGCTGGTGCAGCGCATTGTCACCGCCTACGACCGCCGCGATCAGCAGGAGGGCGCGACCAAGGGCAATGCGGAGTGA
- a CDS encoding NAD-dependent succinate-semialdehyde dehydrogenase, with the protein MSYDTVNPANGQVEHTQQTLDAAGIEARLAASAKAFPAWAALPLAERGALLHRVGEELTKRREDLQRIMTAEMGKLRHEALAEVDKCAQACAYYADHAAEYLAPHEIPTEAQSSYVRYEPLGCVFAVMPWNFPLWQAFRFLAPGLMAGNVALLKHASNVPRCADAMKDVLDAAGIPPGVFDVLHIDNDQAADVLRDDRIAAVTLTGSERAGRSLAANAGDQLKKCVMELGGSDAFVVLEDADLEHTVQSAVQSRFDNSGQTCIAAKRFIVVDAIADQFIERFVAAAAKRVIGDPRQDSSTLAPMARADLRDELHKQVQASVEKGAKVLLGGEPVPGSHAGYPATILDQVAPGMPAYEEEFFGPVASIIRVADEAEAVCVANDTTFGLGGSVWTADARRGERVAQQLQCGAAFVNSVVKSDVRLPFGGIKRSGFGRELADHGIHEFMNIKTIYVA; encoded by the coding sequence ATGTCCTACGACACTGTCAACCCGGCCAACGGTCAGGTCGAGCACACCCAGCAGACCCTGGACGCCGCCGGCATCGAAGCGCGCCTGGCCGCTTCCGCCAAGGCCTTCCCGGCCTGGGCTGCGTTGCCGCTGGCCGAGCGCGGCGCCTTGCTGCACCGGGTCGGCGAAGAGCTGACCAAGCGGCGCGAGGACTTGCAGCGCATCATGACTGCCGAAATGGGCAAGTTGCGCCACGAGGCGTTGGCCGAAGTCGACAAGTGTGCGCAGGCCTGCGCGTACTACGCCGACCATGCTGCCGAGTACCTGGCGCCGCACGAGATTCCAACCGAGGCGCAGTCCAGCTATGTGCGCTATGAGCCGCTGGGTTGCGTATTTGCGGTGATGCCCTGGAACTTTCCGCTGTGGCAGGCGTTTCGCTTTCTCGCCCCGGGCCTGATGGCCGGCAATGTGGCGCTGCTCAAGCACGCCAGCAATGTGCCGCGTTGCGCCGATGCCATGAAGGACGTGCTCGATGCTGCCGGCATTCCGCCGGGTGTCTTCGACGTGCTGCATATCGACAACGACCAGGCCGCCGATGTGCTGCGCGACGACCGCATCGCTGCGGTCACCTTGACCGGCAGCGAACGTGCAGGCCGCTCGTTGGCCGCCAATGCAGGCGACCAGCTGAAGAAATGCGTGATGGAGTTGGGTGGTAGCGACGCCTTCGTGGTCCTGGAAGACGCCGATCTTGAGCACACAGTGCAATCTGCAGTGCAGTCGCGCTTCGACAATAGCGGGCAGACCTGCATCGCAGCCAAGCGTTTCATCGTGGTCGACGCCATTGCCGACCAGTTCATCGAACGCTTTGTCGCGGCGGCCGCCAAGCGCGTGATCGGCGACCCGCGGCAGGACAGCAGCACGCTCGCACCGATGGCACGCGCCGACCTGCGCGACGAATTGCACAAGCAAGTGCAGGCCAGCGTGGAAAAGGGCGCCAAGGTATTGCTGGGCGGCGAACCGGTACCGGGCTCGCATGCCGGCTACCCGGCCACGATACTCGACCAGGTCGCCCCCGGCATGCCTGCCTACGAGGAAGAATTCTTCGGCCCGGTGGCCTCGATCATTCGTGTGGCCGACGAGGCTGAAGCGGTGTGCGTGGCCAACGACACCACCTTTGGCCTGGGCGGCAGTGTCTGGACTGCCGACGCCAGGCGCGGCGAACGCGTGGCGCAGCAACTGCAGTGCGGTGCGGCCTTCGTCAATTCGGTGGTCAAGAGCGACGTGCGGTTGCCGTTCGGTGGCATCAAGCGCTCTGGCTTCGGCCGCGAGCTCGCCGACCATGGCATACATGAATTTATGAACATCAAGACGATCTATGTGGCTTGA